Sequence from the Christiangramia fulva genome:
CGGCAGCTGATCTTTTATGGGATCAAATACCAGGTGCGTCATCAAATCGATTACCTCCCGCGGAGTAAAATGCTCCCCGGCTTCTTCGTTGTTCTCTTCGTTAAATTTCCTGATAAGCTCCTCAAAGACATAGCCCATTCCCAGGTTTGAGAGTGCAGGCATTTTTCGGCCTTCGGGATCTTCCTTTTCAAAAGGCGTGAGATTGATGTAAGGAGAGGTAAATTTCTCCAGAACATCCAGCAAAACATCTTTGCCGGCCATGTGACGGATCTGGCTCTTCAGCTTAAACTTATCAATGATCTCCTTTACGTTGGGGCTGAAGCCATTGAGATAATCTTCAAAATTCGCCTGTAGGATCTGCTGCGAATTGGTCGCAGTGTCGTGTAACTTCTGAAGCGTCCATTTACTAATGTTATAGAAAACATAGCCGGATGCATCGCGGAGTCCGCTTTCATCCCACTCGGTAAAGCCGGCTTCGTCACGTTGAAAAGCCAGCTCTTCCATCACGGCGTCTTTGGTAGGTTCGAGCAGGGCATCAAGTCGGCGTAGTACCACCATTGGCAGGATCACGTCGCGGTATTTCCCGCGGACGTAAACATCGCGCAGGCAGTCATCGGCAATAGACCAGATGAAAGAAACTAATTTATTGTGGGTTTGTTGGGTCATTTATGTAGATAGGTTTGTAGTAATTTGGATGCTCACGTTCAATCTGAAAGGTAGGGTGGTTCAGGATTTGGCGTCAGCGGTAGTAAATCTAAAAATTTTCTTAAAGAAGTGAAAGAAGAAACGAATAAAAGAGTTAAAACTATTACTTAAATTCAAGCCCATTCAATTTAATTTCCGGCTCCAGTTTTACCGACTTCACATAATTCTGAAAATCAAACTTCTCAAATTTCACTTTATCAACCGGCCCAATATGACAGTTTACAGATTGTGGGGATGGATGGCAGGGATTCCCGCTGCGGGTAGTGCCTATGACGTTATATGAGAATTTAAAATCTTTTAATTCCCGGTATAGATATCCTGCAGCCTGCTTAAGGTAGTATCGTCCCATAGTATCCACTCCATCACCCCAGCAAAGCCAGGCTTCATGAATCTGGAATTGATCTCTGTCCAGAATATGTTTGATCCAATGAATATTTTGCCAGAATAATGTTTTGTCTTCGGTTATATCTAAATCAACAGGCTTTGAACTTCTTTGAGGATAAAGATTGACCAGCAGCCAGCCGTCAAAACCATTATTCAAAGCTATCTGATTTATATTTTTAGAAGTGGAATCCAGCGCTTTTTCATTGGCAGTACTGGGATTGAGACCAATAACAAGAAGGTTTTTCTTTCCTTTTTTAGCAAGTATAAATCGCTTATGCTGGTCGTTTTCGGGAAGGCAGATTAGTTGATTTTTCATAACCCAATTTAAAAAATTTTCCAGTTCACCTCTCCCAATTCAAATAACTTTTCCGTGTGCAAATTCAAAGTAGCCGGAAAGACATCGGGAATTGAAACATTCAATCGCAGTTCATAACCGCCAAAAACACCTTCGGATAAATGCACCCGGTTAGAGTATTTAATCTCTTCCTGTATATGCCGGTATTGTTCCTCTGTAAGAATAATTTCAAGTTTTCTCATATTTAATTATTTACAGAACAAATTTAAAACTGGAGCGCGACGTAATGTGTCGCTAATTTCCTATTTCACAAAAAATGTATCGCAGCAATTAACACCCATCTATCAGGAATACCTTCAAAAAAGTAGATAGGATCTCCATAGCGATTTTTTAATCTTAAAACTTTTCCATCAAGAAAGTATAATTTATCTCCGTAGCGATCTTTAGCCCGAATTGTATATTCATCGAAAAAGTAAATTTTCTCACCATAACGATCCTTTCTTTTTACTGTATTACCTTCTATAAAATAAATTTGATCTCCGTACCTGTTTCCTTCATGAATGGCCCGGCCATCCCAGAAAAGCAATTTTTCTCCGTAACGATTCTCTTTTTGAAGAGTATAGTCCTTTACAAAGAAGAGTTTATCACCGTATTTGTTTTGTGAATAAATAGACTGGGAATAACCGGTATAGGAAACGGTAAGTAAAAAAAATAAAATTAAAGGCATTCCAGGCAAGTAAAAGCTACAACCTTTTTTCATTCTTTTCTACAGTATTCCAAAGCCGGATTTAAAAAAAGTAAATTTGGAATCAAGGTCCGCCCTGGTTCCTAACTGAAGTAAATACGACTTTTTATTCTTTAGAAAAACAATAGCTTTTGTGGGTAATCCTTGTTGAGAAAAAGAATACTCTATTGCAGAGACACCCAGGTAGGTTATATTATAATAGGTTATACCGGCAGCACTGAGATTGCTACTGTATTGTTTTAAATACCTTTCTTCAAAATCAGAATATTCTGAAGGTCTGAGATCTTTATAGTTAAATGATTCATCATAAATATTAATATTTTTGATCACCCCTATTTGAGGATCTTCAGTATTCTCCCCACAGATATATGCCGCTAATACATTGTTCATACCCTTTTCTCTGGCCATTTGGATAAATGTGGTGTTTTTACGGAAGGTGCAATTAGACTTCACCTTGAATCCTGCTCTTTCAAAAGTTTGGTAGGAAGTCTGCGCATAATTATTATTGAAGAAAAGGAATAGAATAAATAAAACCAATAGATTTTTCATCATCTTACTTCTAAATTTTAATTAGGATTTATCTTTTTATAGTTTTCGTCGAAGACCTTCTCTTCGCCCCAAATTTTATCAAGGTACTTTTTGTCGGCAATAATAATAGCTAGGAGTTTCAATTTTTCCGAGATGTTATTTTTATTTACCTGATCTTTTTCAGCAATTGGAACTCCGGTTATGGTAACTAGAACTTCATTCTTATCAGTATCGAATTCAAAACAATTAAACGTAACTAAATGAGTATCTGTACTGGAAAAACTACGATTTGAATATAAGAATCCGTTGCTTCCAAATTTTTTTCTTATATCACCAATGGATGTTTTTCCAAAAGTAAAATCAGAAAATAACGGTTTTGATCCTTCAGGTTGATGTAACCAGTCATTCTCCATATAAACAACCTTGTCATTTTCAAACGTCAAGGAAAGGTCATTTCCATTGTTTGTTCTATATTTTATTATTCCAGGTTCCTTAGCAACCACTGGCAGGTTCAAATCTTCTACTGATTCCCTGCTATCAAAAAGTTCTACCCCAAGCATTGATATTGAGCCTGTGGAAAAAAGCATCATAGATAAGATGAGAATACTAAAGTTGAATTTCATAAAGATATTATTTAGTGTTATTATAAACCGCCGTTACTATGCATACTTTTTCATCAACTTTAACAGCATAAAGAATTTCCGTTTCATAATCCTTCCACTGCATATAGTCAACTTCCACAAAATTATCTTTGAAATAGGAAACAAAAGAATTGGTCTCGGAAGATGGTTCTAGAATTTTCCACATATTGCATATTTTTGTTCCATCATCCAATTCCACAAAATAGATAACTTTTCTTCTCGTATATTCACCACTGGATTTCGTATTGAACTCTTTATCGAAATAAATATACTCTGATCCGTCATCAGCTACGCCTGACTCATATGATTCTAGATCTTTAATAATTTCTTCTTTTTTTTGAAATATTTGGGCTTGGACATTCAAGAATGAAATGCTTGAAAAAATTAAAATAGTCAATAGTTTTTTCATGATCATAAGTAATTAAAAATTAAAGTACATAAAGCGAAAAAAATTGCTACCACTTGAAATGCCCCCAACCAAATAAGAATATTGGCAAGCAACTTATTGTAATAAAAGGAGCAGTAGAAAACAAGAACTATAAAAACAACAGGAACAATAGGTATAGAACCCATTGTAAAAAAAATATAACTACCTGTAGTTAATCCAATCAAATATAAATACCCCTCCTTACTGTTGAAATCCTTAGAAGCCTTTTTTAAAATTCCCTTTTCCTCTTCAGTTTTCGGCTTTTTGAGAGGACTGACTTCTTCTGCAATAGGAAACTTTGCATCAAGTTCGCCAACACCGGCTAATAATCCTCGCTTTAGGGATTCTTCTATAGCCAGATCGATAGCTTCAGGAGTGTACTTATTTCTGGTTCTTAAAATTTCACATAAAGTTTTATTAGAATGATTAACCATTACATCTTTTAAATTTGATTTCATAACAAATTTCTTTTTGAAAAGCTTAATAACCCTCGCGCAATTAAGTTTGAGATTATCATAAATGATTATAGTTTAGCTAAAATCTCAGCTTTCTTATTATTAAATTCCTCTTCGCTTATCAGGTCTTCAGCCAGCATCATTTTTAATTTTTTCAAATTGCCATGGGATCGTCCTGTGCTTCTTTAGGCATTGAACTTTTATTTTCGCTATTTGTGTTTACCACTATACCTCCGCCGCACTGGCCCTGGAATTATCCAGTTCCCTCTGTCTTCTATACTCAGCCATTTCTTCTTCTTTTTCCTGGCCATATCTGTACAGCATTCTTACCTGAGCCTTTGGTAAGTAATCATGCGCTATGTGTCCTCCTTTCGTTGTTTTCACCGTAAAAGTTGTTCCAAGAATTCCCTCGTTCATATGGCAATCGGCTACCTCTTTTCATAAAAAATCCTGGAAATCCATAGAGAAACCAAAACTCCTGGACCTGCAAAAAATGATGTGTTTATTCGTAAGAGCAATCGAATCTGGAGATAGATTGACCGCCGGCTTTTTCTGTACCGCGATATATTCAATTTTTTCCTCTCGTGTAAGCAGTTCAGTAACTTTTGTCATTGTTTTCTCAAAGGCTTTGGGATCCTGTGATTCGTTCAAAAATTTCTTTAATGATTCAATATAAAGTATTGGTTAAAAATTTATTGGTATACTAAAATAATCTCATTGGACTAGCTTTACATGTGGTTTCCCGTAAACCAAAAAAATAAGATGCTTTAAATTCTATTTTTAGGATCGGATCCGTACTTATTGGAACCCCTTGAACTATCAATAAAAAGTACTATTAAACCAAATAATGCGCCTATATACGGAATGAAATTGATCAGGCTAAACCATCCGCTTAAATTAATATCATGAAGTCTTTTTATAAACTGGATAAAGATCAATATTGAACAAAGAATCATCACCATCGCGCTCAATCCGATAGCGGTATCATCATAAGTTTCCTGAATAATTACCGCAGAAATACCTGCTGGAATTCCAAGTAGGATAGCTCTGCCCAAATAAGAACTCCTTCTTAGTCTCCCACTGGTAGAGAAAAAGCTTTCCTCCGATTTAGCAACCATAGCATTATCATTTTCAACAGCTGCAGTCCCTGTAAAAGAATTGGAATAAATAGGCTCCCTCTCA
This genomic interval carries:
- a CDS encoding DUF1643 domain-containing protein; its protein translation is MKNQLICLPENDQHKRFILAKKGKKNLLVIGLNPSTANEKALDSTSKNINQIALNNGFDGWLLVNLYPQRSSKPVDLDITEDKTLFWQNIHWIKHILDRDQFQIHEAWLCWGDGVDTMGRYYLKQAAGYLYRELKDFKFSYNVIGTTRSGNPCHPSPQSVNCHIGPVDKVKFEKFDFQNYVKSVKLEPEIKLNGLEFK
- a CDS encoding PH domain-containing protein; its protein translation is MTKVTELLTREEKIEYIAVQKKPAVNLSPDSIALTNKHIIFCRSRSFGFSMDFQDFL